Proteins encoded together in one Coregonus clupeaformis isolate EN_2021a chromosome 30, ASM2061545v1, whole genome shotgun sequence window:
- the LOC121545884 gene encoding protein FAM3A — MRLAGPLRAVAVLLLVGLTWVLASSILGGDSSSLVKHFFSGTNEEPTVEPKPRRYKCGLSAPCPQKHLAFRLVSGAANVIGPKICLEDKILVSSVKNNVGRGLNIALVNGVSGDLLDTKSFDMWEGDVTDLLKYLRPLHEGTLVFVASFDDPATKLNDEARRLFEELGSTAVKELTFRDSWVFVGAKGIENKSPFEQRMKNSKSSNKYEGWPESLEMDGCIPLRAALEN, encoded by the exons ATGAGATTGGCAG GGCCACTGCGAGCTGTGGCTGTGCTGCTATTGGTGGGCCTCACCTGGGTGTTAGCCAGCTCCATACTTGGAGGGGACAGTAGCTCATTGGTCAAACACTTCTTCAGTG GGACAAATGAGGAGCCAACAGTTG AGCCCAAACCACGCAGGTACAAGTGTGGTCTGTCGGCTCCATGTCCTCAGAAACATCTGGCCTTCCGTCTTGTCTCTGGAGCCGCCAACGTCATTGGGCCCAAAATCTGCCTGGAGGATAAGAT CCTTGTGAGCAGTGTCAAGAACAATGTTGGCAGAGGACTAAACATTGCTTTAGTAAATG GGGTATCCGGAGATCTCTTGGACACTAAATCTTTTGATATGTGGGAAGGAG ATGTAACTGACCTGTTGAAGTATCTTCGGCCCCTACATGAGGGAACACTTGTGTTTGTAGCTTCCTTTGATGATCCTGCCACAAA GTTGAATGACGAGGCGCGTCGTCTGTTTGAGGAGCTGGGTAGCACAGCCGTGAAGGAGCTCACCTTCAGAGACAGCTGGGTGTTTGTAGGAGCCAAGGGAATCGAGAACAAGAGTCCATTCGAACAG CGGATGAAGAACAGTAAGAGCAGTAACAAGTATGAAGGCTGGCCTGAGTCTCTCGAAATGGACGGCTGTATCCCCCTCCGTGCCGCCTTAGAGAATTAA